The nucleotide sequence TTCTCCAGTACTCGTCGAGAGAGCTGCACTGCCTGAACGCCGGAGGCGATTTGAGCAGCGAGCTCCTTTGCTTGCCCTTTCGGAAGGCCGGCGAAGTTAGTTTCGCCCACCGCGTTGCCTAGGCCGGTTCCCCGGTATACGCTAGCATGTACACCATGTGTCGGTGTCATATACAAGGGATACAATACATGAGATATACAATAACTCTATACAGCCATTTATACACTGTTTAACATCTTCGCAGTGTATACAAGAGTTCGTAGCCTGACCTAGGAACAATATTCCTGGTGCAAAGTATCAGGCCAAATCAACAGATTCATGCATGAAGGTCCGGATATAATAGCTATAACAGAACATTGATTAAAAACATTTAAAGTGCCCACTGCCGAGGGGAGAATGTCGCCATGCTAATTGAAAAGAAATACAATGATTAAACATACATGGAAACTACAACTATTTATTGTTCAAACAAGTTTTTTCTTTCTGAGAATGAGATAAAACGATAAGGTACTAGTGTTGGAACTGCTTTCTGATTACCGATATCATAATTCAAGATGGCAACAACTTCCTGTTTTACAAGAGAATAGCTCTgctccatgtctccaattgttATCGTCCCCGTGAATATGTGCTGGAAGCTTTTTGCAAGTCTTCCAGAATAATAGTAGTTCGGTGAGGCGCTGGGCATGACCAAAATGAAAAATAGAAGCACTGTAGTGTGTCCCATGCGCCTAAACAAGGCAAGAATATAATCCAATCAGCACCAGTATATTCCTGCATGAAAGAATAAGCCTCTGCTCCTTCTCCTATCTTGCATAATGAAGCCATGTGCAATATTCAGATGTTGCTAAAACACTTCAAATACTTTGCTCAactctagtaaaatagtttttacaatgagccaacacacacacacacacaccgcgcgCGCGAGAGCAGATATATATCCTAACAACTTCATCTATGAGAAAACCATCTACTTTTGTGTTAAAAAAGATCCTCTACTTTTGTTGGTATAGAAAACATTGGAGATACATGATGACAAATAGAAAAGCAATCCAGTAAATTCCCTTTCAACCAAGAATTAAATTAAGGGACGGGTAAATGCTTGCCGCAACAGCTCCTGGATCTCGCCTATCCTCTGTAATTTGGCCTCGGACGGCTCCTCCGGCCAGAACCCGCAGCAAACGGCTTCGAACTCCTCTTGGGTGAGATGGCTAAACTGGTTGAGGCATCTGTTGTTATTGTGGACCCCGATGGCGTAGCCAGCGTTGTGCTGGTCGATTTTGCGCAGGTCCTCCTTGAATATGGTGTACCGGTGCTCTTCGTGGGCGATGGAGCTGTAGGTAGTAACTGGTTTTCGTGCCTTCCACTCCGCGAAGATCTTGCGCgtttcctcctcgctcctccccctctcccagGAGAAGACGGAGTAGCCTTGGTCATGCCACTGCCGGTCGATGAGGCCGAGCCTGTGCTTGAACATGGTGTACGCGCGCTGCTCCTCCTCATCGAGGGAGCTGTTGGTCGTGCCGTGCATGGCCTTCCACTCCCTGAAGAtctgccgggtctcctcctcgctcctcttcctctcccagCTTTCCGATGTGTTGCTGGTGGCGGCCGCCGTCGACACCAGCGACACCAGCAAGAGCAGCAACAGCGGTGACGCCGCCATGACCCTCCTCATGACGAGGGGATAAAAAAAAAGGCGAGCGGACTACGTACGTAGATGAGATGTGTGGAAGCTAGGGCGGGGCTCGATGGATCTCTCGTCGAAACGCTCGCTCGATCTaagtttatttcttttctattttcctcCTCGCTTATCCAAAACTGCGGCACTACCGTGCTTATATACACGTATATATGCACGCAGCACCTGACTCAACATGACTCGGTGATGGACTCTATCACCTATCCGTAGTAGTACTCGCAATCCTACTCTGACTAGGAAACATAGACCTACACGTGTACAAGTCCTGATAGCTAGTCAACATAAACTCAGTTAActcacaccacctgtgcaagcaAACCAGCTCAAGATTATTTCTAACAGTTTGAATAGTCCATTTGGTCTGTATAGGCTGTATATTTAAAGGCTCAGATCGAGAAGGGACGGACGTAGACTGAGGTACACAAATATAATTGCCTGCAGATTCTGGCTGCACACCGATCGGAACCACGCAGAATGCATGGATGGGTCTGACCATCAGCTCAAATCATCTTCTTTTAGTTTTTCGTTGGAAAATTGATCTCGCCCTTAACAAACTGGGCATATGtatattcccgcaaaaaaaaaactggCCATATATAGCAAGACCCACGACGCTCTACTACCTAAGCCCTAATAATTTTTGGGACAGTATTAGGCGCCGGCACGCCGGCCCAATAGTTGCGCCGGTCGCACCGTAGCCACCCGATGCAGCGAAGCGCAGCCATCTGATCTGGCTTCCGCATCCTTTCCTTCCCCCGTCTCTCGCCTTTCACTTCTTTGCCCGTCCCGTCAGCGCCCGTAATATCCACCCCAACGACCCCGCGCCGGCGCGCCGCCACTTGCTTGCCGCCGCTCCCTTCCACTTCTTTCCCAAGCTAGCCGCTGCTTGCCATCCTCGCCAGGCAGCCACGGTTCCAGCATAAAAACACCGATCCAACCTCGCAGTTCGCCGTAGTAACAGTTCCAGAACACAGAGACACGGGTTTCAGCACCTCCTGACCAGAGTCCCAGCTCACCACCCTCATGGTTTCCCGCTCGCCGCGGTGACCGTCGTGCTCGCCATGGTCACCTCTCGCTCGCCGTGgtcaccggttccagcaaaaattgtTCACGGTTGCAACTCCCACACACTATGGTTGTAGCTTTTTCGCAGGTTGAAGCTTTCCCCCCATGCCGCTTGAAGCTTTTTCCGCCGTCGCTTGAAGCTTTTGCACCaccaagttgaagctttttcatgctTGAAGTTTTCTTTCACTGTTTGAAACTTTTCCCTCATGCCTGTTGAAGCTTTTTCCACCGCAGGATGAAGCTTTTCCTATGCTGGTTGAAGCATTTCCCACTTACGGGTGAAATCATCGACGATCGTCGCCGCCGATTGCAACACCAGTTTCTTGTTTAGCTACAACCGGCAAATAAAAAGCTGGAACCAGCATGTAGTTTTGGTGCATCGGCTGGAGTGTCTTCTGTGGCGACGCTGGCATCCGCCTCATTTGTTGCATCCGACAAGACAAAAAGCTTCTACCGGCGAGCTTTTTTGCTACCACAACGACTGATGGAAGTAGTGACCAGGAGATGGATTTGCAGCAAACGATATGTTTTTGAGCACAAAACCAAAAGCTGATGGTAGCAAATGTGGgcgttggttccagc is from Triticum aestivum cultivar Chinese Spring chromosome 3A, IWGSC CS RefSeq v2.1, whole genome shotgun sequence and encodes:
- the LOC123059319 gene encoding oryzain alpha chain-like — encoded protein: MRRVMAASPLLLLLLVSLVSTAAATSNTSESWERKRSEEETRQIFREWKAMHGTTNSSLDEEEQRAYTMFKHRLGLIDRQWHDQGYSVFSWERGRSEEETRKIFAEWKARKPVTTYSSIAHEEHRYTIFKEDLRKIDQHNAGYAIGVHNNNRCLNQFSHLTQEEFEAVCCGFWPEEPSEAKLQRIGEIQELLRQAFTRPLI